The genome window CCCAACCGGCGCAGATACTCGATCACCAACGTTCCGACGTTGCCCGCGCCGCACACGATCACGTGGCCGGTGCGGTGAATCCGGCGCAAGCCTTGCGTACGCCGTTCCGATGCGGCATTCAGACCCGACGTCACCGAAGCGGTAAAGATCGCCACCAGGACGAGTCCCGCCAACGTGACGCTTACCGCTGCGGCCATCTCGCCGATCTGCCACAGCGCGACGTTGCCCGGCGCGCTGCAGTCGCTGCACAGGTTGACGTCGGGGGACCCCTCCATCATCGTCAGCACGTAATACGCAACGCCCCACACGTTCCAATGCGTCGCAGCGGCAAAGATGACCACAAAGGTCGCAAACGCGCCGAGCGCCATCAATGCTGCGGTACGCAACACCGGTTCCACGCGCCGTATCGACGTTGCGGCCTCGTGAACACGGGAAGCGAAGCGGCGGCCGGCGGCCCCGGCGCGCACCGTGCGTTTACGTTTGGCATAGCGCACCGGCCCGAAGAGCGTCAGCTGGTCGCCGGCCGTTAACGGACGCTCTAGGAGAGCGGTGTCGTCGTCGGAATCCGCACCGCGGCACGCATACGGTGGGCGTCCGTCGATCGAAATCACCCGCGACCGCAGATGGCTTTCGGCCTGCGCGACGGTCATGCCATCGACGCCGACATCGCCGGCCGTGCGCCGCGAAAATGCGAATAGATCGTACGCTTCGCCCGTGCCGGCGGCGTTGGATTCCAGCGTTGGAAAGCGGAGCGCGTAGAAACACGATGGTTCGACGGCCGCCGCGGCATACGTGGCCGCCGCATGCGCTGCCGGCGAGATCACGGTGCAGTTGAATTTTAACCCGTCCTGGATTTTGCGGCCGAGCACCGGGTTGAACTGGCGGAGCGTGATTCGGACTCGGTCGTCGATATCGCGCGCCAGCAGCGAAACGCGCAAATTCAGCCGATCGTCATCGGAAACGGCAACCAGCGCGCACTGCGGAGCGTCCGATTCGGCGCCCGGCGCGTGCAGCCCGGCGCGTTCGAGCGTGGCCGAATCCAGCGGATCGGCGTCGATGCGCGAAAACGCAGCGTCACCGAATCGCCGGAGCAATGCGTCGGCGTGGCGTTGTAAAAACGCTTCCTCACGAGGATCGGCGGCCTTCCACACCAACGTTACGGCGTGACCTGCAGTCTTCAATATTTCGCTGCAGATCTCGAACGCGAGGTAGTCGCCGCCCACGACGATAATTAACGCCCGGGACGCCATTTATGGATACTTCGCCGCACGACCGCTCCATCCGGCCGCCTCATCCGCTGGCCGTCGAGCTCGCCGGACGCCTGCGTGGCGTTCCGCACGCGCACGTTCTCGATTATTGCACTGGAAGCGGACGCAATGCGAGATGGCTGGAGCGTGCGGGGTTCTCGGTCGCGATTGTGTCCGACGACGAAGCACCGGCCTTCGACCGAACCGATCCGCACCCGTCATACGACGGCATCGTCGCATCGCACGGTCTGCTGCACGGCATCGCGACCGCAATGCCCGGATGCGTCGCGCGCTTAGCACGAAGATTGCGGCCCGGCGGATGGATGTGCGCGACGTTCGGCTCGACCCACGACAAGCGTTTTGGTGTGGGAGAGCGTCTCGGCGATGCGACGTTCGCGCCGCTTGACGGGGACGAAGCCGGCGTCGCGCACGCCTACTTCGACGAACCTTTCTTACGCACGATGCTCGACGCATATTTCGACATCGCCGTGCTGGATCGGCACGACGCAGTGCAAACCGCCGGACGATGGGCGCACTCGCAGCCGCTAACCGGCGCGGTGCATTGGTTTTTTGTGGGAAGCGTGCGCGAGCGGGAGCGCTAGTAGCGCGCGATCGACGGATCGACGCGTTGCGCGTACGATTCGATACCGCCGGTGAGATTGTAGACATCGGGCCGTCCGATACCGGTAAGATACTCCGCGACCATGGTCGACCGTGTTCCGTGGTGGCACATTACCACGATCGGAACGCCTGACGGCAGCTCGTCGATACGTTCGATCAGTTGTCCCATGGGGATCCAGGTGGCGCCATCGAGCGACGCTGCTTTCAGTTCGCCTGCTTCGCGAATATCCAGCAGTACGTGAGGATTGCGCTGCTCGCGCCACTCACCAAACGTCGCGACGTCGAGTTCGCGCATTTCGTTCACGTTAGCGCTCCGGCGCGGCGATGAGGTCCTGCATCGGGCTGGACGCATTTGCGTACAGACGCTTCGACATCCGTCCGGCCAGAAACGCCTCGCGTCCGGCTTTCACCGCATACTGCATCGCGCGCGCCATTCGCACCGGATCGCGTGCGGCCGCGATTCCGGTGTTCATCAACAGTCCGTCGACGCCCAACTCCATCGCGATGGCAGCATCCGACGCCGTACCGACGCCGGCATCGACGATCACCGGAACCTTGGCGCGCTCTTTGATGATCGCGATCGAATACGGATTGCATACACCCAAACCGCTGCCGATCGGCGCGGCCAACGGCATAACGGCCACGCATCCGGCGTCTTCCAACCGGCTGCATGCGACCGGATCGTCGCCGATATACGGTAGTACCGTAAATCCATCCGCCACCAGTCGTCGCGCCGCAGCGATCGTTTCGGTCGCGTCGGGATACAGCGTTTGCGGATCGCCGATCACTTCGAGCTTGATCAAATTGGTTTCCAGCAGTTCGCGCGCGAGCTGCGCGGTCAGCACCGCTTCGTCGGCGGTGTAGCAGCCGGCGGTATTCGGCAAGATCGTCATGCGCGAACGATCGATGTAGTCGAGCATCGACTTCCCGCTTGCGTCGTCTAAATTAATCCGGCGAATGGCGACGGTCACCATCTCGGCGCCGCTGGCTTCATGCGCGGCTTGCATGGCCGCCATCGACGGATACTTTCCGGTACCGACGATCAGCCGCGATTCCAATCGATACGATCCGAGTACCAGCGTGTCGCTCACGTTAACCGCCCGCCACCGCTTTGATGATTTCGATGCGATCCCCGTCTACCAATACGTGCGACGCATAATCGCCACGCCGCACGACGGAGTCGTTCTTTGCGACGGCGATTCCAGCCGAAGGCGTTCCCAACTCATCCAGGAGCGAGGCGAGCGTCGATCCCGCCGGCAGGTCGCGCGGTTCCCCGTTAATCGTGGCTTTCACGCATTACCGGTTCGCGCCGGCCGCGTGCGATTCCATCCGGTCGACCGGGCCGCGAAGCGGTGAGAATGCCGGCAGCACATCCGATCGGCCTTCGATCGCGTCGGCGATCGCCGTTGCGGTCAAAGGAGCGAGCAGAATCCCATTGCGATAATGACCCGCCGCCGTAAACAAACCGTCGAGCGCGGTGCGGCCGACGTAGGGTAGGCCATCCGGCGTTGCCGGACGCAAACCCGCCCATTGCTCGCTGACGGTGAAGCTCGTGAGCGACGGCGCGGCACGAAGCGCGGCATGCAGCAACTGCGCGAGGCCGCCGGCGGTCACCCGCTCGTCGAATCCGCGCTCTTCCACGGTCGCTCCGACCAGCAAACGCCCGTCGTCGCGCGGCACGAGATACGCTTGCGGCGTCCAAACCGGCCGTCGAACGAAACCGTGTGGAACTTCGATGGCCAGCATCTGGCCCTTCACCGGCCGCACGGGCGGCAAGCAATCGTCCGGAACGCCGGCGACGCCGGCGGCCCACGCGCCGGCGGCGTTCACGATCGCGCCGGCCGCAGCGAAACCATCGTCGGTAGCGACGCCCAGCGCTCGGCGCGCGTCGCATCGAATTGCGATCGAAGCCCCTTCCACGATGCGAACGCCGCGAGCGCGACATGCGGCGATCAGTGCACGCCCTAGGCGGCGATTATCGACTGAGCCTTCGACCGGTATCAACAACCCGCCGCGCACGCCGCTCGACAACGCGGGTTCCGCCGCCAATGCAGCCGCACGATCCAACGACGTCGCCTCGACGCCTGACGCGCGCAGCCCGATTGCTTCGCGCTCGAGGTCGCGCAACTCGTCGTCGGATGTGGCAGCGTGGACGATTCCACTCACGTGCAAACGCGGATCGACGCCGCTCTCGGCCGCGACGGCGGCCGCGAACGCCGGATAGGCGCGCAACGATCGCTCGCACGCGTCCAGCAACGCGGGAACCGGGCGTTCCGAGTAGGGTGCGAGCAATCCGGCGCCGGCCCACGAAGCGCCGCGTCCGGGTTGCGCGATGTCGTACACTCGAACGGTGGATCCTCGCCGCGCGAGTTCGAATGCGATCGAAAGGCCGATCAATCCGCCGCCGACGATCGCGACGTCGCTGGTATGCAGGTTGCGCTACATTCCCGTGTAGACGGGGCCTTCACCACCCTGCGGCGGCACCCACGTGATGATTTGATATGGATCGATGATGTCGCACGTCTTGCAGTGCACGCAGTTCGTAAAGTTGATCTGCAACCGTCCGTCGACTGCGTCGCCGGTTTTTTCGAACATCGGCTCGTAGACCGCCGCCGGACAGAAATACTGGCATGGGTTTCCGTATTCCACCGTGCAGCGGTCGCGACAAATATTCGTGTCGGACACCAGCAGATGACTCGGCTGATCTTCTTCGTGCATCGTACCGCTATTGAACACGTCGGTCAGTTTGTCGAAGGTCAGCACGTTGTCGATCGTCGCGCGCGGCGTCTCCTTCGGACGGTATCCAGCTTTCACCATCACTTCGTAGCCGGGTTCTTGATCGAGTTTGTCGATCGCGCCGAAGCCGCGTCCTCCGGTAAACGTGGCCAGACCCGCGTTGAGCAACCCGGCAAAGCGTCCGTTCTTGAAACCCTGATGGAAGTTACGCGACGTCCGGAGCTCTGTGTATGCCCACGATGCTTTGAAGCGTTCCTCGAACGCGCTCAAGGTCGTCGCGTCGTACGTATCGGCAGTCAGCGCATCCCACAGCGTTTCGGCCGCCATCATGCCGGACTTGACCGCGAGATGAATGCCTTTTAAACGCATGCCGTTGAGAAATCCGGCGCTGTCGCCGATCAGCAGCAATCCGTCGGCGTACGGCCGCGGCATCGCAAACAGTCCGCCTTCGGGAATCGCCTTGGCGCCGTACCGGATGAGCTTGCCGCCGTCCAACAGCTTTGCCACCGAGGGATGTTGTTTGAGCCGCTGCAGTTCATTCTGCGGATCGGTGGTCGGGTTTTTATAGTCGAGTCCGGTGACGTGCCCGATATCGAGGACGTTGCCGCTCATTCCGTAGATAAAGCCGCCGCCGAACGTTTCGGCCGGCAACGGAAAGCCGAGCGTGTGAATGACCGAACCCGCTGGAAAGCGATCGTCCGGAAGCTGCCACAGTTCTTTGATTCCGGCGGCGTACACTTGCGGTTCGCGTCCGGCATCTAAATGCAAACGCTCGATCGCCTGTTTGGAAAGCGTTCCGCGCGGGCCCTCGCACAGCACGACGACTTTGGCGTACAAGTCGGCGCCGGGTTCGTAATTCGATTTTGGTTGGCCGTTGTGATCGACGCCCTTATCGCCGGTGCGCACGCCGACGACGCGGTCGCCGTCCCACAGCAACGTCTGACCGGGGAAGGCCGGGAACACTTGGGCACCGGCTTCTTCAGCTCGCTCGCCCAGCCACTTGCTCAGTTTTTGCAGCGACGCTACGTATTTACCATCGTTGCGTAACGGCGGCGGCGTGAACGGCGCTTTGATGCGTCCGCGTTGGGTGAGGTACCACAGCTCGTCCGACGTCACGATGGATTCCACCGGCGCGGTATCGCGCCAATCCGGCAATAATTCGTCGAATCCGCGCGGATCCACGACCGCGCCCGAAATGCCGTGATTGCCGATCTCGCCGCCCTTCTCGATGACCAGCACCTCGAGGTCGCGCCCGGCCGTTTTGGCCAAGCGGCTCAGGTGCAACGCGCCGGCGAGTCCGGCGGGACCGGCACCGACGAACAACACGTCGACGTCGAGGCGGTCGCGATCAGGCATGAACGAGTTCCTGCGGCATACTGCGGCTATTCGCGCATCGGCCGCGCGTTACTGTGCCCGGTAGGGGGTCGCGCCCCGCGTCGCGCATCGGTGCGCATGCAGCCGAGTCGAAGCTTTGCGAGCGACAATAACGCGCCGATCGCACCCGAGATTCTGCAAGCGATCGTGGATGCAAACGAAGGCGATGCAATCGGATACGGCGACGACCGATGGACCCGTCAGGCCGAGCAACGCTTTCGCAGTTGCTTCGGAAACGACACGCAGGTGTACTTTACGTTCAACGGCACCGGGGCGAACGTCACAGCGCTCGGTACGGTACTGCGGCCGTGGGAAGCCGTGCTGTGCCCGGAAACCGCGCATCTGCAGACCGACGAATGCGGCGCGTTCGAACGCTTTAGCGGATCGAAAGTCATCCCCATTCGAACGGCCGGCGGAAAACTGCAACCGGGCGATCTCGAACCATATCTTCGCGCGGGGCACGGGGTGCATTTTCCGCAACCGCGAGCCATCTCGATCTCGCAACCGACCGAATTCGGCGAAGTGTATCAACCGGACGAAATTACCGCGCTGTGCGAGTACGCGCACCGGCACGGCCTAATCGTTCACGTCGACGGCGCCCGGATCGCGAATGCCGCCGCCGCGCTCGGCAAACTGCCGCGCGAAATCACCGTCGACTTGGGAGTCGATATTCTCAGCTTCGGCGGAACCAAGAACGGTCTGATGCTGGGTGAGGCGGTGTGCTTCTTCTCGAACGACATCGGCGCGCAGAATGCGCCGTTCGTTCAGAAACAAGCGATGCAGCTGGCATCCAAGATGCGCTACGTGGCCGCGCAGTTCGACGCATTGCTCGATGCCGGCCGCTGGCTTGCGTACGCGCGTCACTCGAATGCGATGGCCCGGCGTCTGCACGAACGGATCGCTGGAATCGACGGAATTCGGGTGACGCGTTCGGTCGACTGCAACGCAATATTTGCGGTGATGCAGCGCGACGCCATCGAGCGCGTGCAGCGCGAGTTTTTCTTTTACGTCTTCGACGAGGGCCCGCCCGAAGTGCGCTGGATGACGCACTGGGCGACGAGCGAGGAAGATGTCGACCGTTTTGCGGCCGCGCTCGCTCGCGCGTGTTCGGAAGGCGAAAACCCTTAGACGCCCTGATCCATCACGACCGACCCATCGACCTCGATATGCAGATGGAGATCGCGGCGATGCGCGATCAACCAATGTCCGGTAGCGTTGCTCCACGTGTCCTGCGTGGTCATGACGAGTCCGAACGGATGATTCGAACCCGACAACGGCGCCGAACCGCTCAAGTGGAGGACGTTCGTCGTGACGACCGTTCCGTCGGGAGCGGTTTGGCTCGCTGTTATCTTTTGATCGCACGCCGTCGTGTGAAAGGTCTTGAGCTGGCCGCCGAATTGGCTGACGATCTGCGCTCTCGTTACTTGCTCGCCGCTGATGTTGGTGTCGGTAAAGGCCGGCGCTAACATCGAGAACATCGCCTGCAGCGTGTCGTCGGTCGGATTGAGCGCAGCGGCACACGCCAGTTGATAGTTCGCGGTCAACGCTTGCTGCATCGCTTGGTCGAGTGCAGGCGCGGGCGCGTCCGCGCCGGCGGCGACGGGCAGGGAGAACGCCAGACAGGCGAGGAGGATCGGCAACTTCATGGCGGCGGTGTTATACAACGGGCCGCGCCCGTTTCCTAGGTTCGCGCGTTAACGCCCGATTACGCGGTCCATTCGAGCAGTGCTTCCCAATCCGTCCGTTCGAACGCCTGTTTACTCTTAATCGCTTCGACGTACTTGCGCTTGCCTGCGCGGTTGCCCTTACCGAGCATCAGGCCACCGACCAAGCGTCGTTCGAGGAAGAACAGCGCTCGATACCAGCGCTTCTCGCGATCGACCGACCGTACGATTTCTAGGTCGGCGCGTAGTTCGGGGCTCATGCCGAACTGCGTGATCGTCTGGCCCTTAAAGAGCAGCGACGAATATTCGGGAACGTCGGAATAGGATCGATCGCCGCCGGCCATATTCACGGCGACGAGCTTGCCTTGTGCCCCGGCGTTGTTCCACGTACCCATGCGGTAGCGCATCTCGAGAATCGGGTCGAAGAAATCCGCGACGTCACCGGCGGCAAAGATTCCCGGCACGCTGGTTTCAAGGCGCTCGTCGCACATGATTCCGTTGCGACTGACCTCGATGCCGGCGCTCGAGCACAGCTCGGTATTCATCGCCAACCCGAAACCGTAGGCGTAACACTGCGCCTCAATTTCCTTTCCACTCGACGTTACGACTTTGACGATTTCGCCGTTCGAGCGAACGAACGAATCGACTTCCTCGCCATAGTGCATGTGCACGCCGTCGGCGATCGCCGCATCGTGCAGCAGTTCGCCCGCTATTTCGTCCATGATTCGATGCAGTCCGCGCGGGCCGCGCATTAGCCAGTGCGTCTCTAACCCGCGCGAAGCGAATGCTTCGGCCAGTTCGTAGGCGATAAACGAACCACCGATGGCGACGCCGGCTTTGCTGCGGTCGATGCGTTCGGAAATCGCGATGGTGTCGTCTAAATATTGAAACGGGAAAAGGTTGGCAGCACCGTCGGCGCCCGGTTTGCCCGTTGGATTCGGACGTCCGCCAGTGGCGACCAACAGCGCGTCGTACGGATACGATCGGCCGCCCGACTCGACAATCCGCTCTTGCGGAACGATGCGGTCGACGGGTGCGCGCAGATGCAACCCGATGCGCTGTTTTTCGTGCCAAGCCTCGTCGCGGATCATGACCTTGGCCTGCGGAATTTGATTGCGCAACATCGGCGGCAGCGAAATGCGGTTGTAGAGCGTATAGGGCTCGTCGCCGAACAGATCGATCTCGCACGCGGGATCGATCTTGCGGAGCTGCTCGGCAGCAGTCGTACCGGCAAAGCCGTTGCCGACGATAACGTATCTGCGCACGCCGGATTCCATCCGCCGGTCGTTCTGTGCTGCGCCGTACGCGGCCTACGCAGGGTGCGCCGGCGCGCACGTGCTAAAGCTTTCGGCCGTGGACGTCCGTCTCGTGCAATTGCTGGGCTCCTTCATCGCCGCGCGCGGCGAGTATTTGCTGGCGCGTCTCGAGTTCGCCGGGCGCCATCCGCAAATCGGGTCGCCTCCGACGATCGACGGACTCTCCGAAACGTCCGAACGAGCGTTGCGCGAGGAGTGGCCGCTGGTCGAACGCCAGTTGCAATCTGCGGTCGATTTCGCACGCGATTTCGAACGTCACAACGGCGTGGGAGAACTCACGCACGTGAGCTACCGGCGCCTGGAGCGATCGCTACGCGAACTCGATCAATACGCGCGCGCCATCGCGTGGGTCTTGACGGTAACCGGTTAGCCAGCGACGGCTAACCCGACCATCATTGCGAAACCGACTTCCAACGCGCGCTCGTCGATGTCGTAGCGGGCGCTGTGCTGCGGTTCGTGTCCCAGCTTCGCTCCGCGCGCTCCGATCAAGAAATACGCACCGGGCCGCTCTTGCTGCATGAACGACATGTCTTCCGACCACATGACGATGTCGTGCGGATCGGAAACGTTTTCGGCGCCAACGACGATCCGAGCCACGTCGCGCACGACGTCGTTCATCGTCCGGTCGTTGACGGTCGGCGGATACCCCCAATCGTAGCGCAGCGAGTGTTCCAACCGCATCGAGGCGCATACCCCGGCCGTCAGTCGTTCCAAGCGCTCCGGCATTTCCGAGCGAACCTTCTCGTCGAGCGTGCGCACGGTGCCGCCCAGCAGCGCCGTATCCGGGATCACGTTGAACGTGGTGCCGGCGTGCAGCGAGCCGACCGTGACGACCACCGGATCCTTGGGAGAGATTTCGCGGCTGGCGACGGTTTGTAAGGCGGTCACGAGAGCCGCTGCTCCGACGATCGGATCGACCGAAAGCTGCGGCATGGCGCCGTGGCCACCGCGCCCGGTCAGTTCGATGGTGAAGCGGTCGGACGACGCGAAGAACGCCCCGTCCCGAATGCCGACCTGTCCGGCCTCCAGTCCGGTGTAGAGGTGCAGGGCGAAGGTCCGGTCGACGTGCGGCCGTTCGAGCACGCCATCTTCGATCATCAGTTTGGCCCCGGCGAAGCCCTCTTCGCCCGGCTGAAAACAAAACACGATCGTTCCGGCGACGTCGTCGCGGCGCGACGATAGTTCGAGTGCGGCTGCCAGCAGAATCGCCGTGTGGCCGTCGTGGCCGCAAGCGTGCATCACGCCCTCGCGCCGCGACCGGTACGGCACGTCGGAAAGCTCGGTGATCGGCAACGCATCCATATCCGCCCGCAACAAGGTCACCGGACCGGGACGTTTTCCGCGCAGCACGGCCTTGACGCCGGTCTTCCCGACGCCCGCGGCGATTTCGTCGAAGTCCCCGGTCGCCAGCTCGCGCTGTACATAGGCCGCGGTTTCGTGCTCCTCCATCGAGAGTTCCGGATGCGCGTGCAGGTGGCGGCGATAGCGTGCGAGGCGTTCCCGCTGCGCGTCGTTACACAAGATCGGGTCCATCGCCGAGGCCTTGCGGCGCGCTCGTATCCGAGCCCTTTGCGACGGCAGACTGCCGCAGGATTTCAAGCGAGCGCCGTGCAGTACCGATATTCGCGTGCCGAACAAACGTCGATCCACCGCCGCCGAGCCTGCATTCGAGCGCCACGGCCTATCCGACCAGCAACTCGTCGAGATGTTGCGGACTATGGTCATGCAGCGTACGCTGGAAAACCGCGGCTTCCAGCTCAACCGCCAAGGCAAAATTCCGTTTGCCTCGGCCAGCGAGGGCCACGAGGGCGTCCAGGCCGGGGCGGCGATGGCGTTCGAACGCGGCCGCGACATCCTGGTGCCGTACTACCGCGACCTGGGGTTGGCCCTCGGAATCGGCGTGACGCCGTACGAGGTGCTGCTGTCGCTCTTTGCGCGGGCCGACGACCACAACTCCGGCCGCCAGTTTCCGCACCATTACGCCAGCCGGCGCCTGGGTTTCCAAACGATCAGCTCGGTGATCGCGGCACAGCTGCCGCACGCCGTCGGCGCCGCATATGCCATCGCGTATCGCCGCCAGGCCGGCCGCGCCGTGTTGACCACGTTCGGCGACGGAGCTACCAGCGAAGGCGAGTGGCACGAATCGCTCAACTTTGCCGCCGTCCATCGCCTGCCCATCGTGTTTCTGTGCGAGAACAATCAATGGGCGATCTCGACGCCGCTGCGCAAGCAAACGGCGGAGCCCGACCTGCACCTGCGCGCTGCAGGTTACGGCATGCCCGGCGAGGCCGTGAACGGCATGGATCCGCTCGCGTGTTATGCGGCAGTGAAGCGGGCGCTGGATACCGCTCGAACCGGCGGCGGCCCGTCGCTTATCGAAGCCAAGTGTTATCGGTTTTTGTCGCACACCACCGACGACGACGATCGCACCTACCGCAGTCGCGAAGAGGTCGCCGAGCACAGGCTCAACGATCCGGTCCCCGG of Candidatus Tumulicola sp. contains these proteins:
- a CDS encoding NAD-binding protein codes for the protein MASRALIIVVGGDYLAFEICSEILKTAGHAVTLVWKAADPREEAFLQRHADALLRRFGDAAFSRIDADPLDSATLERAGLHAPGAESDAPQCALVAVSDDDRLNLRVSLLARDIDDRVRITLRQFNPVLGRKIQDGLKFNCTVISPAAHAAATYAAAAVEPSCFYALRFPTLESNAAGTGEAYDLFAFSRRTAGDVGVDGMTVAQAESHLRSRVISIDGRPPYACRGADSDDDTALLERPLTAGDQLTLFGPVRYAKRKRTVRAGAAGRRFASRVHEAATSIRRVEPVLRTAALMALGAFATFVVIFAAATHWNVWGVAYYVLTMMEGSPDVNLCSDCSAPGNVALWQIGEMAAAVSVTLAGLVLVAIFTASVTSGLNAASERRTQGLRRIHRTGHVIVCGAGNVGTLVIEYLRRLGERVVVVEKSPDSVLIEMARDRKIDLLTGDATNDETIALCSPERALGLVGVTNSDTANLEAALGARSRQRTPGDDDLGIVLRIDDLAFGRSIDRHFGIASFSTTELTAATIAGLARFESTRGRFDLDGPNGPASFQLAERVQDANNVPPPAPPERPGYRVQWVPLYVWRRNADASGEAVAIRGFRDQVEPGDRLLFLVPLEQFAQPVSPIEGR
- a CDS encoding beta-eliminating lyase-related protein; the protein is MQPSRSFASDNNAPIAPEILQAIVDANEGDAIGYGDDRWTRQAEQRFRSCFGNDTQVYFTFNGTGANVTALGTVLRPWEAVLCPETAHLQTDECGAFERFSGSKVIPIRTAGGKLQPGDLEPYLRAGHGVHFPQPRAISISQPTEFGEVYQPDEITALCEYAHRHGLIVHVDGARIANAAAALGKLPREITVDLGVDILSFGGTKNGLMLGEAVCFFSNDIGAQNAPFVQKQAMQLASKMRYVAAQFDALLDAGRWLAYARHSNAMARRLHERIAGIDGIRVTRSVDCNAIFAVMQRDAIERVQREFFFYVFDEGPPEVRWMTHWATSEEDVDRFAAALARACSEGENP
- the thiO gene encoding glycine oxidase ThiO; this encodes MHTSDVAIVGGGLIGLSIAFELARRGSTVRVYDIAQPGRGASWAGAGLLAPYSERPVPALLDACERSLRAYPAFAAAVAAESGVDPRLHVSGIVHAATSDDELRDLEREAIGLRASGVEATSLDRAAALAAEPALSSGVRGGLLIPVEGSVDNRRLGRALIAACRARGVRIVEGASIAIRCDARRALGVATDDGFAAAGAIVNAAGAWAAGVAGVPDDCLPPVRPVKGQMLAIEVPHGFVRRPVWTPQAYLVPRDDGRLLVGATVEERGFDERVTAGGLAQLLHAALRAAPSLTSFTVSEQWAGLRPATPDGLPYVGRTALDGLFTAAGHYRNGILLAPLTATAIADAIEGRSDVLPAFSPLRGPVDRMESHAAGANR
- a CDS encoding rhodanese-like domain-containing protein, whose protein sequence is MRELDVATFGEWREQRNPHVLLDIREAGELKAASLDGATWIPMGQLIERIDELPSGVPIVVMCHHGTRSTMVAEYLTGIGRPDVYNLTGGIESYAQRVDPSIARY
- a CDS encoding electron transfer flavoprotein-ubiquinone oxidoreductase; its protein translation is MPDRDRLDVDVLFVGAGPAGLAGALHLSRLAKTAGRDLEVLVIEKGGEIGNHGISGAVVDPRGFDELLPDWRDTAPVESIVTSDELWYLTQRGRIKAPFTPPPLRNDGKYVASLQKLSKWLGERAEEAGAQVFPAFPGQTLLWDGDRVVGVRTGDKGVDHNGQPKSNYEPGADLYAKVVVLCEGPRGTLSKQAIERLHLDAGREPQVYAAGIKELWQLPDDRFPAGSVIHTLGFPLPAETFGGGFIYGMSGNVLDIGHVTGLDYKNPTTDPQNELQRLKQHPSVAKLLDGGKLIRYGAKAIPEGGLFAMPRPYADGLLLIGDSAGFLNGMRLKGIHLAVKSGMMAAETLWDALTADTYDATTLSAFEERFKASWAYTELRTSRNFHQGFKNGRFAGLLNAGLATFTGGRGFGAIDKLDQEPGYEVMVKAGYRPKETPRATIDNVLTFDKLTDVFNSGTMHEEDQPSHLLVSDTNICRDRCTVEYGNPCQYFCPAAVYEPMFEKTGDAVDGRLQINFTNCVHCKTCDIIDPYQIITWVPPQGGEGPVYTGM
- a CDS encoding M20 family metallopeptidase, encoding MDPILCNDAQRERLARYRRHLHAHPELSMEEHETAAYVQRELATGDFDEIAAGVGKTGVKAVLRGKRPGPVTLLRADMDALPITELSDVPYRSRREGVMHACGHDGHTAILLAAALELSSRRDDVAGTIVFCFQPGEEGFAGAKLMIEDGVLERPHVDRTFALHLYTGLEAGQVGIRDGAFFASSDRFTIELTGRGGHGAMPQLSVDPIVGAAALVTALQTVASREISPKDPVVVTVGSLHAGTTFNVIPDTALLGGTVRTLDEKVRSEMPERLERLTAGVCASMRLEHSLRYDWGYPPTVNDRTMNDVVRDVARIVVGAENVSDPHDIVMWSEDMSFMQQERPGAYFLIGARGAKLGHEPQHSARYDIDERALEVGFAMMVGLAVAG
- a CDS encoding thiamine pyrophosphate-dependent dehydrogenase E1 component subunit alpha, whose translation is MQRTLENRGFQLNRQGKIPFASASEGHEGVQAGAAMAFERGRDILVPYYRDLGLALGIGVTPYEVLLSLFARADDHNSGRQFPHHYASRRLGFQTISSVIAAQLPHAVGAAYAIAYRRQAGRAVLTTFGDGATSEGEWHESLNFAAVHRLPIVFLCENNQWAISTPLRKQTAEPDLHLRAAGYGMPGEAVNGMDPLACYAAVKRALDTARTGGGPSLIEAKCYRFLSHTTDDDDRTYRSREEVAEHRLNDPVPGFEGLLVERGVLAADEAEALKRSVLAEANEATDRAEAMPYPPASDLFENVYADDYRPWR
- a CDS encoding thiazole synthase, giving the protein MSDTLVLGSYRLESRLIVGTGKYPSMAAMQAAHEASGAEMVTVAIRRINLDDASGKSMLDYIDRSRMTILPNTAGCYTADEAVLTAQLARELLETNLIKLEVIGDPQTLYPDATETIAAARRLVADGFTVLPYIGDDPVACSRLEDAGCVAVMPLAAPIGSGLGVCNPYSIAIIKERAKVPVIVDAGVGTASDAAIAMELGVDGLLMNTGIAAARDPVRMARAMQYAVKAGREAFLAGRMSKRLYANASSPMQDLIAAPER
- a CDS encoding methyltransferase domain-containing protein, encoding MDTSPHDRSIRPPHPLAVELAGRLRGVPHAHVLDYCTGSGRNARWLERAGFSVAIVSDDEAPAFDRTDPHPSYDGIVASHGLLHGIATAMPGCVARLARRLRPGGWMCATFGSTHDKRFGVGERLGDATFAPLDGDEAGVAHAYFDEPFLRTMLDAYFDIAVLDRHDAVQTAGRWAHSQPLTGAVHWFFVGSVRERER
- a CDS encoding NAD(P)/FAD-dependent oxidoreductase, which gives rise to MRRYVIVGNGFAGTTAAEQLRKIDPACEIDLFGDEPYTLYNRISLPPMLRNQIPQAKVMIRDEAWHEKQRIGLHLRAPVDRIVPQERIVESGGRSYPYDALLVATGGRPNPTGKPGADGAANLFPFQYLDDTIAISERIDRSKAGVAIGGSFIAYELAEAFASRGLETHWLMRGPRGLHRIMDEIAGELLHDAAIADGVHMHYGEEVDSFVRSNGEIVKVVTSSGKEIEAQCYAYGFGLAMNTELCSSAGIEVSRNGIMCDERLETSVPGIFAAGDVADFFDPILEMRYRMGTWNNAGAQGKLVAVNMAGGDRSYSDVPEYSSLLFKGQTITQFGMSPELRADLEIVRSVDREKRWYRALFFLERRLVGGLMLGKGNRAGKRKYVEAIKSKQAFERTDWEALLEWTA
- the thiS gene encoding sulfur carrier protein ThiS, with the protein product MKATINGEPRDLPAGSTLASLLDELGTPSAGIAVAKNDSVVRRGDYASHVLVDGDRIEIIKAVAGG